The Mesorhizobium sp. B1-1-8 genome contains a region encoding:
- a CDS encoding ParB N-terminal domain-containing protein has product MLRVQKVKVDDIYVPTARKKTLHPETVRHLAEDILENGMKTPIQVRHDGKRHILVEGLHRLEAAKWLGETEIDAYLVQAKRH; this is encoded by the coding sequence ATGCTGCGTGTGCAAAAGGTCAAGGTCGACGACATCTACGTACCGACGGCGCGCAAGAAGACGCTGCATCCGGAAACCGTCCGCCACCTTGCCGAGGACATACTGGAGAACGGCATGAAGACGCCGATCCAGGTGCGCCACGACGGCAAGCGCCACATCCTGGTCGAAGGCCTGCACCGGCTCGAAGCCGCCAAATGGCTCGGCGAGACCGAGATCGACGCCTATCTCGTCCAGGCCAAGCGCCACTAA
- a CDS encoding SRPBCC family protein, protein MTTKLDIAPAHDRELVLGRIIDASRQSVYRCWAETSLLKQWFAPKPWSVPRAEMDVRTGGSSFVAMAGPDGNEFPNYGVFLEVIPGEKIVFTDAFTSAWEPSDKPFMTATLTFEDEGEGKTRYIVRVRHWSVANREEHEKMGFHQGWSQCADQLEELANTL, encoded by the coding sequence ATGACTACTAAACTCGACATCGCCCCCGCCCACGACCGCGAACTGGTTCTCGGCCGTATCATCGATGCGTCGCGCCAGAGCGTCTATCGCTGCTGGGCCGAAACCAGTCTTCTCAAGCAATGGTTCGCGCCAAAGCCATGGAGCGTTCCGCGCGCCGAAATGGATGTGCGCACCGGTGGTTCGAGCTTCGTCGCCATGGCTGGTCCGGACGGTAACGAATTTCCCAACTATGGTGTCTTTTTGGAAGTCATTCCGGGCGAGAAGATCGTCTTCACCGACGCCTTTACCAGCGCCTGGGAGCCTTCGGACAAGCCGTTCATGACGGCAACTCTGACCTTCGAGGACGAAGGCGAAGGCAAGACCCGCTATATCGTCCGCGTCCGGCACTGGAGTGTCGCTAACCGCGAAGAGCATGAGAAGATGGGTTTCCATCAGGGCTGGAGCCAATGCGCCGACCAGCTTGAGGAGCTCGCCAACACCCTTTGA
- a CDS encoding isopenicillin N synthase family dioxygenase — MAEDIDTIAVGPLFGPPSPARDRTDARILAAASGIGFMAIRDFPGDEWLTPQNRARLLAIFNLPEAEKQKLLRWNFDRSKKNVYRGWFPLQPTAVSYKEGIDMGPDIAHAPAAGADADDPLCEATPLPPENAAPGWHAAAAGYYKAMEAVGNGLMRSIARGLGLAETTFNADFEGGISTLRLIRYPLRDPNNGVDLSGPDFSVVHKGETRTIIGREHADSGFVTLLAQDGVEGLQAKNLTGEWIDVPPANGTLAVNFGQLLERWTGGRVKATRHRVIAPKTARFSIPFFYEPRVDAEIAPLALEGAEPFEPFLYGDYLWESATNFVEMSGVRHLRRPRRARAS, encoded by the coding sequence GTGGCTGAGGACATCGACACGATCGCGGTCGGACCGCTGTTCGGACCGCCCTCGCCGGCCCGCGACCGCACCGACGCCAGGATCCTCGCCGCCGCCTCCGGCATCGGCTTCATGGCGATCCGCGACTTTCCCGGCGACGAGTGGCTGACGCCTCAGAACCGGGCACGGCTGCTGGCTATCTTCAATCTGCCCGAAGCCGAAAAGCAGAAGCTGCTGCGCTGGAACTTCGATCGCAGCAAAAAGAACGTCTATCGCGGCTGGTTCCCGCTGCAGCCGACCGCCGTCTCCTACAAGGAGGGCATCGACATGGGGCCAGACATCGCGCACGCGCCGGCCGCTGGCGCCGATGCCGATGATCCGTTGTGCGAGGCGACGCCGCTGCCGCCCGAAAATGCTGCGCCCGGCTGGCACGCGGCCGCCGCCGGCTATTACAAGGCGATGGAGGCGGTCGGCAATGGCCTGATGCGCTCGATCGCGCGCGGGCTCGGGCTTGCGGAAACCACCTTCAACGCCGATTTCGAGGGCGGCATCTCGACGCTGCGGCTGATACGCTATCCGCTGCGCGACCCCAACAACGGCGTCGACCTGAGCGGGCCGGACTTCTCGGTCGTCCACAAGGGCGAGACGCGCACCATCATCGGCCGCGAGCACGCCGATTCCGGCTTCGTCACCTTGCTCGCCCAGGACGGCGTCGAGGGCTTGCAAGCCAAGAACCTCACCGGCGAATGGATCGACGTGCCGCCGGCCAACGGCACTCTTGCCGTCAATTTCGGCCAGTTGCTGGAACGCTGGACCGGCGGCCGCGTCAAGGCGACCAGGCACCGGGTAATCGCGCCGAAGACGGCGCGTTTCTCGATCCCGTTCTTCTACGAGCCGCGCGTCGACGCCGAGATCGCGCCGTTGGCGCTTGAGGGCGCGGAGCCCTTCGAGCCGTTCCTCTATGGCGATTATCTCTGGGAATCGGCGACGAACTTCGTCGAAATGAGCGGCGTCAGGCACCTGCGCCGGCCGCGGCGGGCCAGGGCGTCGTAG
- a CDS encoding GFA family protein translates to MTTYLGGCLCGAVRYRAETEPVNERVCHCRLCQKAIGAAFNARLLFRIDDVTIEGQVATVNTSADLKRGFCPACGTTLFSRRDSRGMVGITSGSLDDPSVFKPDMHFWTASRQAWLRLDDGLPQYEGPPPV, encoded by the coding sequence ATGACGACATATCTGGGTGGGTGCCTCTGCGGCGCGGTGCGCTATCGCGCCGAGACCGAGCCGGTCAACGAGCGCGTCTGCCATTGCCGGCTCTGCCAGAAAGCGATCGGCGCGGCTTTCAACGCGCGCCTGTTGTTTCGCATCGACGACGTCACCATCGAGGGGCAGGTGGCGACGGTGAACACCTCGGCGGACCTTAAGCGCGGCTTTTGCCCGGCCTGCGGCACGACGCTGTTTTCGCGGCGCGATTCCCGAGGCATGGTGGGTATCACTTCGGGTTCGCTCGACGATCCTTCCGTTTTCAAACCGGATATGCATTTCTGGACTGCCTCCAGGCAAGCCTGGCTGCGGCTGGACGACGGCCTGCCGCAATATGAAGGGCCGCCACCGGTCTGA
- a CDS encoding lipopolysaccharide biosynthesis protein produces MQAFDIFERIGNVLRSARRSNAPVLTIDEQSTAGDLCRVEEEILARLPRTRVSLFGNARGGSELTAESRERSMDGRSEGHPLERHVADGAAHIPSIAGTAGRASFAIFRRPRDVGGRLLHASIFALLVYIGGAGLASMAQLGIARMVGATSYGIYSYALAWSTVLATLSTLGFNVSLLRFVPAHRAAGRFDLARGVIVFALSWSLSAAVLAGLAGAGLIAFSGKLHQELRTAMLLAMAAVPLMTAYALGTTLVRAFGGVVSALLPERVARDGLLLALVGGAAFSGWVTLDAPFAIMAVVTSSAVTAIFVLAIAIKLLPTDLQNARASYSICLWRSAIPPTMLITGLDAFISRTGVMLLGWTGRVHEAGIFALALNVALLVGLSSVAVSTMFSPTAADLHARGDHERLQRLFSRAAVLSFSGALAMTFLLLLVTERLLGWFGKDFAAGAPIARILIVGYLCTAVCGPQLNLLTMTKHEWAAATAMVGAAVTAVVACSAGIALDGATGAAAGFTLALVVWNLAMATYIRKRLNILPGLVFAALTLRSGQIRAPLG; encoded by the coding sequence ATGCAAGCTTTCGATATCTTCGAAAGGATTGGTAATGTTCTTAGGAGCGCGCGGCGAAGTAACGCCCCGGTTCTGACGATCGACGAACAGTCCACTGCAGGCGACCTTTGTCGGGTGGAAGAGGAAATCCTGGCGCGCTTACCGCGGACCAGAGTTTCTCTGTTCGGCAATGCGCGCGGCGGCAGCGAGTTGACTGCCGAAAGCAGGGAGCGAAGCATGGACGGCCGCTCGGAAGGACATCCGCTCGAACGCCATGTGGCCGACGGGGCTGCGCACATCCCGTCGATTGCGGGCACCGCAGGCCGAGCGTCCTTTGCGATCTTCCGCCGACCCCGTGATGTCGGTGGGCGCCTCTTGCATGCGAGCATCTTCGCCCTCCTGGTCTATATCGGCGGCGCAGGACTAGCCAGCATGGCACAGCTTGGAATCGCGCGCATGGTCGGCGCCACGAGCTACGGTATCTACTCATACGCGTTGGCCTGGAGCACCGTTCTCGCAACCCTCTCGACGCTCGGCTTCAACGTGTCGCTGTTGCGCTTCGTGCCGGCACACAGGGCCGCTGGGCGTTTTGACCTAGCACGCGGGGTGATCGTCTTCGCGCTGTCGTGGTCCCTCTCGGCCGCGGTGCTGGCCGGGCTGGCAGGGGCCGGCCTCATCGCCTTCTCAGGAAAGCTTCACCAGGAACTTCGGACGGCAATGCTGCTCGCCATGGCGGCCGTGCCGCTCATGACGGCTTATGCGCTTGGTACCACTCTGGTTCGCGCCTTTGGAGGCGTGGTGTCCGCGCTTTTGCCCGAGCGTGTGGCGCGCGATGGGCTGCTGTTGGCCCTGGTGGGCGGCGCGGCGTTTTCGGGTTGGGTGACCTTAGACGCGCCGTTCGCGATAATGGCGGTGGTCACGAGCTCGGCCGTTACCGCGATATTTGTGCTCGCCATAGCAATCAAGCTGCTGCCGACGGACCTGCAAAACGCGCGGGCGAGCTACTCCATATGCCTATGGCGCTCTGCAATCCCTCCTACCATGCTGATCACCGGGCTTGATGCCTTCATAAGCCGGACGGGAGTCATGCTTCTGGGCTGGACGGGCCGCGTCCACGAGGCTGGCATCTTTGCCCTGGCACTGAACGTGGCGTTGCTGGTCGGCCTTTCGAGCGTCGCAGTCAGCACGATGTTCTCGCCGACCGCTGCGGATCTCCACGCCCGCGGGGATCACGAGCGCCTGCAGCGACTATTCTCGCGAGCAGCAGTTCTGAGCTTCAGCGGGGCGCTCGCAATGACCTTTTTACTCCTACTGGTCACGGAACGTCTCCTAGGCTGGTTCGGCAAGGATTTTGCTGCGGGCGCCCCGATCGCACGAATCCTCATTGTGGGTTACCTCTGCACTGCGGTCTGCGGACCCCAGCTGAACCTTCTGACGATGACCAAGCATGAGTGGGCCGCCGCGACAGCGATGGTTGGCGCCGCCGTGACCGCCGTCGTCGCCTGTTCAGCCGGGATAGCGCTGGACGGGGCGACCGGAGCGGCGGCCGGCTTCACGCTCGCACTGGTCGTCTGGAACCTGGCAATGGCAACCTATATCCGCAAGCGTTTGAACATCTTGCCCGGTCTGGTCTTTGCTGCCTTGACCTTGAGGTCGGGACAGATCAGAGCTCCGCTGGGATAG
- a CDS encoding AAA family ATPase, which translates to MIVELFGPAGSGKTTFANALAKHLRDHGYVAKVTQCYLPRNRGDGRDRFGIFTVTSRISSAIFITILTLLSSYGRSHDITPANKLVRTISPHSLIWRIRLWQYIVRLSRCWEQALGSTNIIIFDQGFVQAIGSLAMFNGAADDGLIAQALESTPQADLVIWMAVPRDVVEARLQTRMMHEPAYGAVLRSRFRQQHASFRYLRKDW; encoded by the coding sequence ATGATCGTTGAACTTTTCGGACCAGCGGGATCCGGCAAAACAACCTTCGCGAACGCCCTTGCCAAGCATTTGCGCGACCATGGGTACGTTGCCAAAGTCACCCAGTGCTACCTGCCCCGCAATAGAGGCGACGGCCGGGACCGCTTCGGCATTTTCACGGTAACCTCCCGAATATCATCCGCCATTTTCATCACAATTCTGACACTTCTTTCTTCATATGGGCGAAGCCATGATATTACACCTGCCAATAAACTTGTAAGAACAATATCCCCACATAGCCTTATATGGCGAATTCGTCTCTGGCAGTACATAGTTCGCTTGTCACGCTGCTGGGAACAGGCGCTGGGATCAACAAATATAATCATATTCGACCAAGGCTTCGTACAGGCGATCGGGTCCCTTGCTATGTTCAACGGCGCCGCAGACGACGGGTTGATCGCACAAGCGCTCGAATCTACGCCTCAGGCCGATCTGGTGATTTGGATGGCAGTCCCGCGCGATGTTGTGGAAGCGCGGCTTCAGACAAGAATGATGCACGAACCGGCCTACGGAGCGGTTCTTAGAAGTAGGTTTCGCCAGCAACATGCAAGCTTTCGATATCTTCGAAAGGATTGGTAA
- a CDS encoding glycosyltransferase family 4 protein gives MRIPFLLSLRERGFRLTAVSVDNGTAFSRRGIPHRRIEFDPFATGGAQLSALRSVRRLVAKTRSDIIQSFDTKPNLLTPLSVRGQVPVVRTTNGLGWTFSSLEPGALGPRPVICSLPWLASLLTAATVFQNRDDRAFFERWWLTRKGTARLIAGSGSDVGVAAASHGGLSAAVMREQFGLLFAEIVIFVGGLTRQKGIPTLLAPTADSGIVATLKGY, from the coding sequence GTGCGTATTCCTTTCCTGCTGTCCCTGCGCGAAAGAGGCTTCAGACTTACTGCGGTCTCGGTTGACAACGGGACAGCATTTTCGCGCCGCGGAATTCCCCATCGTCGCATTGAATTCGATCCATTTGCCACAGGCGGTGCGCAATTAAGCGCGTTGCGCTCGGTCCGCAGGTTGGTGGCAAAGACGCGGTCGGACATCATCCAAAGCTTCGACACCAAGCCCAATTTGCTGACCCCGTTGTCAGTGCGCGGTCAGGTGCCAGTCGTCCGCACGACAAACGGTCTCGGCTGGACCTTCTCTTCGCTGGAACCAGGAGCGCTGGGCCCGCGCCCTGTCATCTGCAGCCTGCCATGGCTTGCCTCTCTCTTGACTGCCGCGACTGTTTTCCAGAACCGGGACGATCGGGCTTTCTTCGAGCGCTGGTGGCTGACTCGAAAAGGCACGGCACGGCTGATTGCCGGTTCGGGAAGCGACGTGGGCGTCGCGGCGGCTAGTCATGGCGGACTTTCGGCCGCGGTGATGCGAGAGCAGTTCGGTCTGCTTTTCGCCGAGATCGTAATCTTCGTCGGCGGACTGACACGCCAGAAGGGGATTCCAACCCTTCTGGCGCCAACCGCCGACTCGGGGATTGTGGCGACCTTGAAGGGCTATTGA
- a CDS encoding calcium-binding protein — translation MVARTFSFNSTLKAGNVAKITNFNVAEDKIQLDHTVFTGLQPGALPAGEFHIGKGAHDSTDHIIYYSSTGALSFDIDGTGSSHQVQFATLAPHLSHTASSFVVA, via the coding sequence ATGGTGGCAAGGACGTTTTCGTTCAATTCCACCCTCAAAGCCGGAAATGTCGCTAAGATCACTAACTTCAACGTCGCCGAGGACAAGATACAGCTTGACCACACCGTTTTCACGGGACTTCAGCCGGGTGCCCTGCCGGCCGGGGAGTTCCACATTGGCAAGGGCGCGCATGACAGCACTGATCACATTATTTACTACAGCTCGACCGGGGCGCTTTCATTCGACATCGACGGCACCGGCAGCTCTCATCAAGTACAATTCGCTACCCTTGCCCCACATCTCTCGCACACGGCATCTTCGTTCGTTGTTGCCTGA
- a CDS encoding undecaprenyl-diphosphate phosphatase, with the protein MADVCTQGLDTGFVGLGYAKVAFLGVVQGITELLPISSTAHMRIVPAVLGWQDPGSAFSAAMQLAALAAVVSYFWGDVRDILFGSVDALVRRDFADPFFRLALWIILATIPIVIAGVALSGTLNACNSPLRTLSVIGWACIAMAVLLGLAEIYARHKRTVGDATLTDALLVGIAQVGALIPGVSRSGSTLTAALGLGFARPEAARFSFLLGLPAIALAGLKELWELHKVHLGAHGWSVLVVGLVVASISAFFAIWGLMRVLERFSAWPFVIYRGLLGIVLLAGVVTGWFA; encoded by the coding sequence ATGGCTGACGTCTGCACCCAGGGCCTGGACACCGGCTTCGTCGGCCTGGGTTATGCCAAGGTGGCGTTTCTCGGCGTCGTGCAAGGCATCACCGAATTGCTGCCGATCTCGTCGACGGCGCATATGCGCATCGTGCCGGCGGTGCTTGGCTGGCAAGATCCGGGCTCCGCCTTCTCGGCCGCCATGCAGCTTGCGGCCCTGGCGGCGGTGGTCAGCTATTTCTGGGGAGACGTCAGGGACATTCTGTTCGGTTCGGTCGATGCTTTGGTGCGGCGCGATTTCGCCGATCCGTTTTTCCGCCTGGCGCTCTGGATCATTCTCGCGACCATACCGATCGTCATCGCCGGCGTCGCGCTGTCGGGCACTCTCAATGCCTGCAATTCGCCCCTGCGCACGCTCAGCGTGATCGGCTGGGCCTGCATCGCCATGGCGGTGCTTCTGGGGCTGGCCGAGATCTACGCCCGCCACAAGCGCACAGTCGGCGACGCGACGCTTACCGACGCGTTGCTTGTCGGCATAGCCCAGGTCGGCGCCCTGATCCCGGGTGTCTCGCGTTCGGGCTCGACGCTGACGGCAGCGCTCGGGCTGGGATTTGCCCGACCGGAAGCGGCACGCTTCTCCTTCCTGCTTGGCCTGCCGGCCATCGCGCTGGCCGGCCTCAAGGAGTTGTGGGAACTGCACAAGGTCCATCTCGGCGCGCATGGCTGGTCGGTTCTGGTCGTGGGACTGGTCGTAGCCTCGATCTCGGCATTCTTCGCCATATGGGGCCTGATGCGGGTGCTCGAACGCTTCTCCGCATGGCCCTTCGTCATTTATCGCGGTCTGCTGGGCATCGTCCTGCTTGCCGGCGTCGTGACGGGCTGGTTCGCCTAG